The nucleotide window tcctcttcttttggTGTTTTATGGTGGTTGGCAAACAACTTTTAAGTGAGCATTACCGCCACCTTCTGAACTGGAGTGTGGATCAGAATGGAATACTACGACTACTGGAAGAGgatcaataaaaataataataacaataataatactaacaataaataaataaacaaggaaaataataataataataatacctaTATTCTTTTAATAAGTCCGatcttttctaaaaaaataaatattgcttTGTACCCCACGTGCCCTGAGTTCAGTTGTAATATTTCTGTAATACTAAATTTGATTTGCTCCCTACTAAGTCTGTCTTTTAAAGTCCTCCTTTGCCACCGATACTCAGGACAATTTATAATTACATGCTCAACTGTTTCTGgataattacactgttcacACATACCAGTTTCATGTTTCCCAATTACTTTCATCGTACTGTTTAGTCCAGTGTGCCCAAATCTCATTCTTGATAttatatcttctttttttttacttctactaTTTTCTCTCATCCTTCCTACCTCCCTTTGGATACTGTAGAACACTCTACCTTTATTTTCCTTGTTCCAACCCTCCTGccacttcttttcatttctacttTGATTATGCTTTCAACTTCCGCCTTACTATAGTTAACTGTCATATTTACCTCTACTTTTTTTGTTGCATCTTTTGCATATTTGTCTGCCATTTCATTTCTGTCTACACCTATATGGGCTGGAATCCAAGTGAACTTCACATTTACTCCTGCTTTGGTAATTCTATACATAGTTTGAACTATTTCCACCAGAATATCTTGTCTTGTTTCTGATTGCATCTTTTTGAGACTGGTTAATGCACTGCTTGAGTCTGATCCTATTAGtactttgtttggtttttttctttccacccACTCAAGTGCTCAAGGAATAGCTACCATTTCTCCTGTAAATACTGATAGTTTGTTACTGATTCTTTTATTTGGCATAATATTTAAATCTGGGATGGTGAACGCAACTCCTATTCTGTTGTTAGTTGTCTTTGATGCTTCAGTATATActttcaagattcaagattcgAAGATTTATTCGTCGCATGCAATTGTCATGTCAAGTACAGCAGCAGGGAAATGAAATTGCAACCACTCCGtttactgtgcaaaaaaaagtgcaaccagaaaataaaatttaaataagaaaataaactgaaaagagaataaaataaaagacttaaatttaaatagaaaaaataaaataaaatatatatatatacatattataaacaaaaagacaaaagtattTACAGAAAGAACCGTGTGCAAAGTAGCAGGGTGTGTACGCATGTGTGTGATATATGGtgtgtgctgagtgtgtgttatgttgGTTTATGAGAGTTTATTGTCCGAATGGCCTGAGGGAAGGAGCTCCTCCTCAGACGCTCAGTCCTGGCCATGACACTGCGTAGGCGCTTGCCAGAAGGCAGCTTCACAAACAGGTCATGGTTGGGGTGGTGAATGTCCGTCATGATCCTGTCCGCTCTGGACCTGCACCGCCTGGTGTAAATGTCCTGAAGGCAGGGCAATACAGTTCTAGTGATGCGCTCAGCACATCGGATCACTCTATGGAGAGATTTCCGGTCCTGGCCGCAGCAGTTGCCGTACCAGGCGGTGATGCTTCCAGAGATGACAGACTGGATGGCGGCAGAGAAGAAGGTTTTCTGCAGCCCTGTGGAGATCTTAAATTTCCTCAGCCCTCTGAGGTGATAAAGGCACTGCCTAGCCTTCTTCACCAGTTAGATTATGTGGGTTGACCATGTTAGGTCCTCAGAGATATGAACTCCGAGGTACCTATAGCTGGACACCTTCTCCACTGGGGTCCCGTAGATCTGTAGTGGTGCGTAATGGGACCTCTGCTTCTCCCTCCTGAAATCTACCACCACCTCCTTGGTCTTGGTGACGTTCAGGTCCAGGTTGTTGGTCTTACACCATTTGTCTCCATGTTGTTGGAGATCTGGGCCAATCACCACTGTGTCATCCGCAAATTTCACAAtggtgttggtgctgtgtgtggcTGTACAATCATGGGTGTACAGGGAGTAGAGCAGGGGGCTCAGGACGCAGCCTTGGGGGGTGCCGGTGTTGAGGGTGCGGGTGCTGGAGGTGCAATTCCCGATCTTCACCACCTGTGGTCTGCCGGTCAGAAAGTTCAAGACCCAGGAGCAGAGTGAAGAGCTCAGCCCCAGATCCCTGAGCTTGGCGACCAGTCTGAGGGGAACTATGGTGTTAAATGCCGAGCTGAAATCAATGAACAGCAAATGTGCATAGTTCCCCTTGCTGATGTCCAGGTGGGAGAGGGTGGAAAGGAGGACATGTGAGATGGTGTCACCAGTACTCCTATTGGGACGATAGGCGAACTGAAAGGGGTCCAATGATCCGGGTAGTGATGAACTGATGAAGTCTTTAATGAGtctctcaaagcacttcatcaccACAGATGTGAGAGCTACAGGGCGATAGTCATTTAAGCAGGCTGGGTTAGTCTTCTTGGGTACGGGGACAATAGTGGATGACTTGAAACATGTGGAGACAATCGAGTGAGCAGGAGACAGGTTGAAGATGGAGGTGAACACTGGAGCTAGCTGATCAGCACATGACTTTAGCACCCTCCCAGGGATGCCATCTGGGCCAGCTGCTTTCCTGCAGTTCACTCGTCTCAGAGCTCTTCTGACGTCATGctctgagagggagagggggccGTCCTCCCTGGTAGAGTCGCCCGTGCTAGCTGTGATGCTAGCGGCGCTAATGCTACTGTTCTCGAAGCGAGCATAGAAAGAGTTTAAATCCTACAGTCCGTGACTGCCGGGGTGTTCGTACCTCCTCTGTAGTCCGTGATTGTCCGAAGTCCTTGCCACATGCTTCTGCTGTTGCGGTCGCACAGCTGAGCCTCCACTTTGTCTCTGTACTGCTTCTTAGCCGCTTTCACTGCTCGCCTTAGCTCGTAGGACGACGCTTTGTAGGCTGACATGTTGCCGGACCTGAGACCGTCATTGTAGGCGGCAGTGTGTGCATACAAAGCCTTACGAACAGACCAATCAACCCATGGTTTCTGATTGGGAAAAACTTTAACAGTTACCATGGGACAGATATCGTCTATCAGTGTGGAAATGAAGCACATCACCACTTCTGTAAACATGTCGACGTCATCAGAGCTCAACTGGAACATGTCCCAGTCAGGGTCACTCAGAACATCCTGAAGCGTGGCCTCTGATTGGGCGGACCAGCGTCTGACCTCTCGCGTTGCCGGATCAACTTGCCTGAGCTTCTGTTTGTATACCAACGTGAGGAAGATAGCTGCATGGTCGGCCTTCCCAAAAGCCAGGAGAGATGATGCTTTATAACTGTCcttaaagggacatggggcaggatcaagaaataagactcaatagtgatACGACTGCCGTTGCGGtcgttagggtaactgcagccatcagccaagccagCGCGGGAGTGCgtatgaactcttcacagcagtgcagctgatgccttctCCCCTACACACTGCTAACatcacctcccggataacaggttgggctttcggtcccatataaagggacatatttctaactcttcggtttcagactaaaggaccgtggaaaatgcgcagtctgtaactgttcagtgttacacagcggtagactaagttacatgtttgcagctaacgctactttgcacgttaggtcactccgagtcctcggtgatctcatatgattttcaaatcaagctctaaacatgacctgtaatgttttcttacctggttactaggaaatgagccatgtcagcatctgttttcagtcccaattcaagttgaagctgcctccatgagccaaacgcgtatccgatgtgtattcaggttccagcccggctttggtcgtaattttgtttcgactcacgacatgccgctgataaaaccttcgttttcttcttagtatgactttttagtggactttgtgtggtggtgggtcgtttgctggccgtagcagaatccattactacccaaacactagtttgggtccaccgctcttgtcttcttcccgtatccaagtcgaaagccaTCGAGGatgcgcattcagcgtcatctgacaTCACGTTCGCAGGACTTTGCGAGAAACTCGGACCACTCAtggcagtacattatgcagcacacagcctgttcaaggcagtGGAGAGATACGTGAGTGGgttcattctttttggttttgaacgcttcatcacccattaaaaaacttaaaatgcatgtttattttttcacaaattctgccccaagttcctttaaatggTGTGCAGCAGTGGTCCAAAGTGTTCTTTCCCCTGATTGGACATGAGATCTGTTGAAACAGGTTAGACAAAACCCGAGTGAGGTTTGCCTTGTTAAAATCCCTAGCGACAAAGAGAGCAGCGCCCAGGTATTTGGCGGTGTGTTTGGTGATGGTGTCATGAAGAGTGGAAAGAGCAGTGTCCGTGTCCGCGTGTGGTGGAATATAAACTCCGATAGTGAGAACCGAGGAGAACTCCCGGGGCAGGTAGAAAGGGCGACAGAGTAGCGTTAGATGTTTCAGGTTCGGCGAGCAGGAACGAGACAACACCGAGACGTTTCTAGGGTCACACCAGTTGTTGTTGGTCATGAAACACACTCCATCGCCTTTAGATGTTCCTGATTCCTCCGTCCTGTCCATCCGAAACACGGAGAATGTATCGGCTGGTTGAACGGCGTGGTCTGGCACCGCAGGGGAGAGCCACGTCTCGGTGAGGCAGAATATGTTGCAGTCCAGTATGTCCCCCTGGAAACGAATCCGAGCCCTCATGTCGTCAAGCTTGTTGTCCAGAAATTGAACATTAGCCAGCAGGACACTGGGCAGGGGTGGACTCGCTCACAGTCTGTTTTGTATTCCGGCCCGTTTTCCACAATGTTTCTTCCTCCTGCAGTTTCACCGAGGCCCGTCTCCATTGTTAGGGTCAGCGTCCCGGAGGATCTCCTTCGGCCAGGTGTGATTATCGCATATAACTTCAGAAACAAAGTGTGAAGTTACACTTGCGATGTTCAGGAGTGTACTGCGGTCATATATATTTAGAGCAGACATCGGGGAGATGAAAGTACACAATAAAACTAagtagtaaataaataaaacgcaCAGTCTGAGCGGAGCAGTCGCGACGGCGTCCGACCACAGCAGCGCCATCTTGCTATGACTTTATGACTTTagtaaatgttgaataatgtTCCTCTATATATCTATTAACCTGATTCCTATTTATActtttccctttcttcctttctaACAGACGTATGTCTACCTCTATCTCCCCTAATAGCCAAGGTTGGACAGTGGAGAACGGTACAGTGAGGCTTAACACTAAATCACCTATCCTTATTTCTTTTACTGCATCCCCCATCATCCAACCAAAGCTCTTCAACtgtcttctttccttctcttgaCACAGCTGTAACACCCTCTGAGTGGGGTGACTCTCCTTATGGCCCTTTAGGTTAGCCCAGTATGTTAGTGAAATCTGATTTCTTCTCTTTCCTAATGGCATTTCATTCATCTCCACTTGTAAGGCTGACACGGGTTGTTATAATAGCACCACAGCAGAGTCTTAAGGCCTGATATCAAAGTGTATCCAATTTTTTTAGTAAAGTTTTTGAAGCAGACTGGTAAATTGTGCAGCCATAGTCAAGAACTGCCCTAATTAGCCCAATGTAAACAGCTTTCAGAGAAACTTTATTTGCTCCCCACTCTTTACTCCTCAAACATCTAACAATTCCAACAACTTTGTGATTAAGTATCACTTTATTTTGATCCCAGTTTCACATGGACTTTATTTCCTGTGTTTCATTAAAACATCCTGATGACTGTTTCTGTGGAGATTCTTTGAAGTCTTGtacaaagtttaaaaagttcACAGAAACGTGTTTAATATGtcataataattaatttataacAACAAAAAGTAATATTATAACAAACATTGGGactaaagttttttttcttatttactcattctttttcattttgtatgATTACAGTTATGAGTCGAGCAACAATGAGGTTAATGACGATAAAGGGTTAAAAACAATACTCAGTAAACAAAAGAGGgaatattgttaaaaaaacaacctgacAAAGAAGTGGTGAGTAAGAAAGTGAAACACACGCTAACAGAAGAGGACACTCTCCTGTGTGATTAAACTAAATTAACACCAAAAACGTTTATATTTTGGACGTTTGAAGGTGAGTTTTACAGCgagcacctgaaggcagcacgATGCGGTATAAAATGGCGTCAGTGTTTGAATGAATGTGGATGTTAGTGAACCAGTTTCTGTTCGGTGTCTTTAGTGAAACGTAATAAAGGATCAGAGCCGCCTGCTGAGCTGTTGaatgatcagtgtgtgtgacgtgCTTCCCTCccagcagcagggggcgctgaGCTGTAGAACCAAAGCGGAAGTGACGGTCAGCTGACATCCTCACATGATCTGTAGCATCTGTCAGCTGGAGGCTCCATTTAATTCTCCTCATTTCTCGGATCAATCTGAATATTGGGATCTGCGATGGCCGGCCGCGGGAAACTGATCGCTGTGATCGGAGATGAGGACACGTGCACCGGCTTCCTGCTCGGCGGGATCGGGGAGCTCAACAAGAACCGGAAACCGAATTTCTTGGTGGTGGAGAAGGACACGAGCATCACGGAGATCGAAGAGACCTTCAAGTAAGAAGCTCCATCAAATACACACGGGTTGTACTCTAGACCTCCGCACCAAACTCCGTTTAAAaatcagttaatttaaagttttactGAGATACTAAATTATTTCGTTGACTGGGCATATTTTAATCACGAGGCGACAAATGTCAACTCGGCATATAAATAATCCATCTAACAGCTGATATAATCCATCCTGGGAGTGTTTTCTGAACGCCATTATTATATTATACCAGCATTAAACGGAATATTAAATTGGTTGCAATCTGAATGGAAATTGGTTTGGTGATTATTTGGGCTGTAATTCCCGTTTCAGTCACTGTGGACCCACATGATACTCTCACTGATACTACAGTGATCAAACGAGTCGCCCTAATAACCTTAGCctcaaaccaaactccattcaataataaatcaattaaacGGTTTATCTAGTAAGTCCTTATAGAAGCAGAAAACACTAAATTAAATCctaattagtgtttttttgtgaatgttgaATTCAGAATTGTCAGACATCGACCCGGACCTTAACTGAGTTGTGTCTGGTGTATTTTGGGGTCAGTTATCCCCATTTTAGCCTCTCATGTTCTGAACTGTGAAACTCTTAACCTacaaccaaactccattcaacaAACAAGCAATTTTAAGTTTCACTACAAAGGTTGAGTAAAATATTCTTAATCATCATGGACCAAATGTAAAACAGGGGAATTAATAATTCATCAACCCCCTAATTCACCAGTAGCTctaatcaaaacataaaatgtcttacTTTTGTTGTACCAAGTCCACATTTCTGATACCATCAGGAATATTAAATTGATATAaatttgaatggagtttggtttggtGCACTTGAGGTCAATAATCCTAGTTGTAGCAtcttttgaatgtgttttatgttgtgacgaAATTTGGGACTGTCAATGAACCCTTAAACCAAACTCTATTCTAAAATCAAGCAATTAAGAGTTTGACTTGTTCATTAATTCTCTGTAGGAGATGacatgaaaatatctttttatcatcagtcatcatttttatattattggAATCAAAGTCTTGTTAGGGATTTTCTAAATGCTGAATTTACCTCCAGCTCCCATCAATTCATAAATGTTATCAACCTTTGTTATATTATAAATGTATCAGTATCAATGAGAATGTTAAATTGATAGAAATTTGAAGGGAATTTGGTTTGGTGTTTTCATTGGCTCAGTATCACAGTTGTAACATCTCTTGCCTCTTGTGTCCTGcttgaaaaaaataagtttttacTGGCCcaacaccaaactccattcaacaATCAAACAATTTAAATTTTACTTACCTATTAATTCTTGGTAGATGTTAAAAAACGGTGTGTGAGCACCAGACCTTCAAACAGAGTGATAATAATGAAATTCAACAGTTCCTTGTGATTTCCTGAAtgacaaattattaattaattttgtaTCCGTTACTAAAATATCATAATTCTTTGCACATTTTCCATCATGAGCTTAAGTTTAAAAGTTTTCTGAGTTCTCTGCTTTGACTGAACAAACTTtaaaaccaaactccatttaaaaagaaaaaatcagacACTTTGAAGTTGTGATTTTTCTGAATGCTGAACCAGCATCTCCTCttaatttattaaaacaaatcacatgACTTTGTGTACATTTTCAAGTAGCAGAGTGAGTGCTTAAATTGCTAGAAATTTGAATTAAGAATGGTGTGTAGTTTCTGAGCGATTGCTCTCTGTTGACTAAACTCTTCCTCCTTCTAGGAGCTTCTTGGCTCGTAACGACATTGGCATCATCCTCATTAACCAGTTCATCGCCGAGATGATCCGTCACGCCATCGACGCCCACATGCAGTCGATCCCGGCCGTGTTGGAGATCCCGTCCAAAGAGCATCCATACGACGCATCCAAGGACTCCATCCTGCGCCGTGCCAAGGGCATGTTCTCCGCCGAGGACTTCCGATAAACGAGAGACTGTCCGAACACAAGCACACTCTGTTTACACTCGTGTGATTAATGTAAATGTCCCTGACTGGTGTTTCTCTGTATTAATAACTGGATCCATTGATTTGTTCAGTCattcctgtttttgtctgccTCACAGATCTGTGACTTCAAAcatgttgatttatttcagtCAACAAGAAGTGGGACATGTTTCCATgtgacacacactcagctgacaAACAAAGTTTTACTTCCTGTTGGCTGAAAATATCTCgatagaagaaaaaaatattaatagtcttctgtcagtgtttgttccAGATGTTTAACTTATTAAACAGAtgttgaaatgaataaataaataaatgttgttgttgtgattctgtctcttctcttttgTTCATCAAATCAAACTTCAGCTTTAAATCTTcaaatctgaaactgaaaagtTTTTATAAACAGATGTTGATGTTTAGACCAATGACGATCAATCGGATCAGAGTCCGATCAGCTCTCCGGTGTACGGAGGCCCTGAAGGGTCAAAGTCAGAGCCATTCATAATAATAGACCATCTATAATCAATTTGTCATGCTCCATGATGCTAAGTGGCTATGCTAACTGTACTGTAACTGCTTGTTAAGACACAGGTGTCACCATGACAACCGAAGGGTTCACATAGTAAACACTGCATGTAGTGATGaaaggtaactaagta belongs to Pagrus major chromosome 14, Pma_NU_1.0 and includes:
- the atp6v1f gene encoding V-type proton ATPase subunit F, whose protein sequence is MAGRGKLIAVIGDEDTCTGFLLGGIGELNKNRKPNFLVVEKDTSITEIEETFKSFLARNDIGIILINQFIAEMIRHAIDAHMQSIPAVLEIPSKEHPYDASKDSILRRAKGMFSAEDFR